The Triticum aestivum cultivar Chinese Spring chromosome 3A, IWGSC CS RefSeq v2.1, whole genome shotgun sequence genome includes a region encoding these proteins:
- the LOC123056994 gene encoding uncharacterized protein gives MGSFQKDAPFQASHASFKRGARVADDDDDDDEKIPADDLGAARAAPFGRRSRASSSVTDMSSNASINYGKSARQDRFGSESFWCGAFCMHLPGLSRRRPIMQQQQSMSLSEPDAPASTARPDEPTRSGAVSKAASMERFGHSSSSSGMVFGGRVDAEEDDQEVSAYFDLPLELLRSSSVDMESPVTAAFVFDSSRGRGKSMLPDLDFSFPAPPAFSSPSPSSRRA, from the coding sequence ATGGGTTCTTTCCAAAAAGACGCTCCATTCCAGGCCTCCCATGCGTCCTTCAAGAGAGGAGCTCGTGTGGcagacgatgacgacgatgatgatgagaagATTCCCGCGGACGATCTCGGCGCGGCCAGGGCCGCGCCATTCGGCCGGCGATCCCGCGCGAGCTCGTCGGTCACCGACATGTCGAGCAACGCGTCCATCAACTACGGGAAGTCGGCGCGGCAGGACAGGTTCGGCAGCGAGAGCTTCTGGTGCGGCGCCTTCTGCATGCACCTGCCCGGCCTGTCCAGGCGGCGGCCGATCATGCAGCAGCAGCAGTCCATGAGCCTGAGCGAGCCGGACGCCCCGGCGAGCACGGCCAGGCCTGACGAGCCTACCCGGAGCGGCGCGGTGTCCAAGGCGGCTTCCATGGAGAGGTTCGGCCACAGCTCGTCGTCCTCCGGCATGGTGTTCGGCGGCCGCGTGGACGCGGAGGAGGACGACCAGGAGGTGTCGGCCTACTTCGACCTGCCGCTGGAGCTGCTCCGGAGCAGCAGCGTCGACATGGAGTCGCCCGTCACGGCGGCGTTCGTCTTCGACAGCAGCCGGGGCCGGGGCAAGAGCATGCTGCCGGACCTCGACTTTAGTTTCCCGGCGCCGCCTGCTTTCTCGAGTCCCTCTCCGTCGTCGCGACGGGCCTGA